One window from the genome of Mucilaginibacter ginsenosidivorans encodes:
- a CDS encoding cytochrome c maturation protein CcmE domain-containing protein, with product MKKSSIFGIVVIAVAIAVIISTYASSSTYASFREAKQTNSELHVIGHLDKQKELYYDATKDANYFSFYVKDDKGDECKVVFTGTKPEDFERSQQIVLTGRMVNDEFHASKILMKCPSKYTQDKLETTEVSAKKADI from the coding sequence ATGAAGAAAAGTTCAATATTTGGTATAGTTGTTATTGCAGTGGCGATAGCTGTTATTATCAGCACCTATGCCAGTTCAAGCACTTATGCTTCTTTCCGCGAAGCAAAACAAACGAATAGCGAATTACACGTAATAGGACACCTGGACAAGCAAAAAGAGCTGTATTATGACGCTACTAAAGATGCTAACTATTTTTCCTTTTATGTAAAGGATGATAAGGGAGATGAGTGCAAGGTTGTATTTACAGGTACCAAGCCCGAGGACTTTGAACGCTCGCAGCAAATTGTACTTACCGGCCGGATGGTGAACGACGAGTTTCATGCATCCAAAATATTGATGAAGTGCCCGTCCAAGTACACCCAGGATAAATTAGAAACTACAGAGGTCTCAGCAAAAAAGGCCGACATATAA
- the ccsA gene encoding cytochrome c biogenesis protein CcsA: MAIDYKGEHLFPGHLGQIFVVLSFGAALLSLISYYYATTDKTGNDKSWHKLARVAFFINSVSIIGVGTCLFYILYNHYFEYHYAWNYTSRSLPVYYLVSGFWNGQEGGFLLWTFWQAVLGNILIWKARSWERPVMTVIALSQVILATMILGIDIFGQRIGSSPFLLLRNAMEAPIFQSPDYLSFIKDGQGMNPSLQNYWMVIHPPTLFLGLASMVVPFAYAIAGLWQRKYKEWITQAIPYALFAGMVLGTGIIMGSFWAYESLNFGGFWAWDPIENASVFPWLTLVGALHVMIVYKNTGHSYIMATFLVLISFVLVWYSSFLARSGILGDTSVHAFTDLGMFWHLVTGILVFLFLAVYLPVIRWKELPRSTKDEDTYSREFWMFVGSVFLALSCLQLVVVTSVPVWNAIFGTKIAPPSNQVALYNVFQSAFAILVTILAGFTQFLKYKKTDRAKFLAQAITYLIVAVLVTVIVVYFTGIYRLKVVFILLMLGSVYSVFVNGKVLVDAFKGKFKLAGSAVAHIGFGLLMVGALIAAGTSKVISENTTGEQFSPDFAKESNPKENIIVYRNEPVKMGPYRVSYVGDSVSAPDHFFKILYQRLDAAGNVKEEFMLKPKAQVNKQMGGFAASPDTKHYFFHDLYTHITMFNALTPEENSQGDEKHGEDDDKNYDPPMPHQVRVGDTIHYRDGYIVFKGLGLDNKVANLQLGKNEAAIGADLEVVSRGKTYTARPLYVMKSNGVFGFPKKIDDLGLKLALTKITPATKQAEITVYQQPEGKKKFIVMRAIEFPYINFFWSGTIIMVIGFLMSIFRRNKELKTD, translated from the coding sequence ATGGCAATAGATTATAAAGGTGAACACCTTTTCCCGGGGCATTTAGGTCAGATTTTCGTTGTACTTTCTTTTGGGGCGGCCCTGTTGTCGTTAATAAGCTACTACTACGCCACTACGGATAAAACAGGTAATGATAAATCGTGGCACAAACTTGCCCGCGTCGCTTTTTTTATCAACTCGGTATCCATTATCGGTGTAGGTACTTGTCTTTTCTACATTCTGTATAATCACTATTTCGAATATCACTACGCCTGGAACTATACGTCGCGCTCGTTGCCTGTTTACTATTTGGTATCCGGTTTCTGGAACGGCCAGGAAGGCGGCTTCCTGCTCTGGACGTTTTGGCAGGCGGTATTGGGTAATATCCTGATATGGAAAGCAAGATCGTGGGAGCGCCCGGTAATGACCGTTATTGCACTTTCGCAGGTCATACTTGCTACCATGATATTGGGGATTGACATTTTCGGGCAGCGCATAGGCAGTTCACCGTTTTTACTGTTGCGGAATGCCATGGAGGCGCCTATCTTCCAAAGCCCCGATTATCTTTCCTTTATTAAGGACGGGCAGGGGATGAACCCTTCCCTCCAGAATTACTGGATGGTGATTCACCCGCCAACGCTTTTTCTTGGTCTGGCGTCTATGGTTGTGCCGTTTGCTTATGCAATAGCAGGGCTTTGGCAGCGAAAATATAAAGAATGGATTACCCAGGCTATCCCTTATGCGCTGTTTGCGGGTATGGTACTGGGTACAGGTATTATCATGGGATCGTTTTGGGCGTACGAATCATTGAACTTTGGTGGGTTCTGGGCTTGGGACCCTATTGAGAACGCTTCAGTTTTTCCATGGCTCACTTTGGTAGGCGCGCTGCACGTGATGATCGTATACAAAAATACAGGGCACTCCTACATCATGGCTACCTTCCTGGTGCTTATTAGTTTTGTGCTGGTTTGGTATTCATCGTTCCTTGCCCGCAGCGGAATACTGGGCGATACTTCTGTACATGCCTTTACCGATCTTGGCATGTTCTGGCACCTGGTTACTGGTATTCTCGTTTTTCTTTTCCTGGCAGTTTACCTGCCGGTAATAAGATGGAAGGAACTGCCGCGTTCAACTAAAGACGAAGATACTTACTCGCGCGAATTCTGGATGTTCGTCGGCTCGGTTTTCCTGGCTCTTTCGTGTTTGCAGTTGGTTGTGGTTACCTCGGTACCTGTTTGGAACGCCATATTCGGCACCAAAATAGCACCCCCTTCAAACCAGGTAGCGCTATACAATGTTTTCCAGTCGGCTTTTGCGATCCTGGTTACCATACTTGCCGGTTTTACACAGTTCCTGAAATATAAAAAGACGGATCGCGCTAAGTTCCTGGCGCAAGCCATCACATACCTTATCGTTGCTGTTTTGGTAACGGTGATCGTGGTTTATTTCACCGGGATATATCGGTTGAAAGTCGTGTTCATATTGCTGATGCTCGGCTCCGTCTATTCTGTTTTTGTAAACGGGAAAGTACTGGTGGATGCTTTCAAAGGCAAATTCAAACTGGCCGGGTCGGCTGTCGCGCATATCGGTTTTGGTTTGCTGATGGTTGGCGCGCTGATAGCTGCCGGAACGAGCAAGGTAATATCTGAGAACACAACAGGGGAGCAATTCAGCCCTGATTTTGCCAAAGAAAGCAATCCTAAAGAAAATATTATAGTTTACCGTAATGAACCCGTAAAGATGGGGCCATACCGGGTAAGTTACGTGGGCGATTCCGTATCGGCCCCCGACCACTTCTTCAAAATATTATACCAGCGCCTTGATGCTGCGGGCAACGTTAAGGAAGAATTTATGCTAAAGCCCAAAGCGCAGGTAAACAAGCAAATGGGTGGCTTTGCCGCATCGCCTGACACCAAGCATTATTTTTTCCACGATCTGTATACACACATCACCATGTTTAACGCCCTTACTCCCGAAGAAAACTCGCAGGGTGACGAAAAGCATGGTGAAGACGATGACAAAAATTATGACCCGCCCATGCCGCACCAGGTAAGGGTAGGCGATACCATACACTATCGCGACGGCTATATCGTGTTCAAAGGATTGGGCCTGGATAATAAAGTGGCCAATTTGCAGCTTGGAAAGAACGAGGCAGCCATTGGCGCCGACCTGGAAGTGGTATCTCGCGGCAAAACTTACACAGCACGGCCGCTGTATGTGATGAAAAGCAACGGGGTATTCGGTTTTCCAAAAAAGATAGACGATTTAGGCTTAAAACTTGCCCTCACTAAAATTACGCCTGCTACCAAACAGGCCGAGATAACGGTTTACCAGCAACCTGAAGGCAAAAAGAAATTTATTGTAATGCGGGCTATAGAGTTTCCGTATATCAATTTCTTCTGGTCGGGTACCATCATTATGGTCATCGGTTTCCTGATGTCTATATTCAGGAGAAACAAGGAGTTGAAGACGGATTAA
- a CDS encoding Rossmann-like and DUF2520 domain-containing protein, producing MRITIIGSGNVATHLGAAFKNAGHHIVQVYSRDIQNASILAYHIRAEAINELAEINPDTDLFIISVKDDAIGGLAKELGKYGKLIAHTSGATSLDELSQFTTKAGVFYPLQTFSKTKEVNFNTVPLCIEGTDEQTTRLLEELALSISQNVYRVDSEKRKILHLAAVFACNFPNYLYYAAGSILDKHGLDFNMLRPLILETAEKMMDHLPQNVQTGPAVRNDEKTMAGHMKLLGNSADLQQVYALLSQLIIKMDK from the coding sequence ATGCGCATCACCATCATCGGTTCGGGCAATGTGGCCACACATCTTGGGGCGGCTTTTAAAAATGCCGGGCACCATATCGTCCAGGTGTATAGCAGGGATATACAAAACGCCTCAATACTTGCTTATCATATCAGAGCCGAAGCAATTAACGAACTGGCAGAAATTAACCCAGATACTGATCTGTTCATTATATCAGTAAAGGATGACGCAATAGGTGGGCTGGCCAAAGAACTTGGTAAATACGGCAAACTGATCGCGCATACATCCGGAGCTACTTCATTGGACGAGTTGTCGCAATTCACAACAAAAGCTGGAGTATTTTATCCATTGCAAACTTTTAGCAAAACCAAAGAAGTAAATTTCAATACGGTTCCGCTTTGTATTGAAGGCACCGATGAACAAACTACCCGGTTATTGGAGGAGTTGGCGCTATCTATTTCCCAAAATGTTTACCGGGTTGATTCGGAAAAACGGAAAATATTGCACCTGGCGGCGGTATTTGCCTGTAATTTCCCCAATTACCTGTATTATGCTGCCGGCTCCATTCTTGACAAGCATGGCCTTGATTTCAATATGCTGCGACCGCTGATACTTGAAACGGCAGAAAAAATGATGGACCATTTGCCCCAAAACGTACAGACGGGTCCAGCAGTGCGCAACGATGAAAAAACGATGGCCGGGCATATGAAATTATTGGGTAATAGTGCTGATTTGCAGCAGGTATATGCGCTGTTAAGTCAGTTGATTATCAAAATGGATAAATAG
- a CDS encoding 2Fe-2S iron-sulfur cluster-binding protein — MNIYKVKISFEEKGHEPVELPIAEGESVLDVCLENGIELQHNCGGVCGCSTCHIYVNKGMDNIQEISDKEEDFIDRAVNPRINSRLGCQCVVIDGDIEVTLPDQSNFLGH; from the coding sequence ATGAACATCTATAAAGTTAAGATCAGCTTTGAGGAGAAGGGACACGAACCGGTTGAGTTACCCATTGCCGAAGGTGAATCTGTGCTGGACGTTTGCCTCGAGAACGGCATCGAACTTCAGCATAATTGCGGTGGGGTATGCGGTTGCAGCACCTGCCATATTTACGTGAACAAGGGGATGGATAACATCCAGGAAATATCGGATAAAGAAGAGGATTTTATAGACCGTGCTGTCAATCCCCGTATTAATTCGAGGCTTGGTTGCCAGTGTGTGGTGATCGATGGGGATATTGAGGTTACTTTGCCCGATCAGTCGAATTTCCTGGGTCATTAA
- the iscX gene encoding Fe-S cluster assembly protein IscX, giving the protein MNDNKFALPIHWNDYEDIAMELYEKFGDDFDESKIYRIRFTDLLEWVLSLPNFAGTREQSNEGHLEQIQSAWVYEWRDNQ; this is encoded by the coding sequence ATGAACGACAATAAATTTGCCCTGCCCATACACTGGAACGATTACGAGGATATTGCCATGGAGCTTTATGAAAAGTTCGGCGACGATTTCGACGAATCGAAGATATACCGCATTCGTTTCACCGATCTTTTGGAATGGGTACTAAGTCTGCCTAACTTTGCCGGCACCCGCGAGCAATCGAATGAAGGCCACCTGGAGCAGATACAGTCGGCTTGGGTATACGAGTGGCGGGACAATCAATAG
- a CDS encoding KdsC family phosphatase: MESFLNKLKDISTFIFDVDGVLTDGSVYVTDSGEQFRQFNIKDGYAIQLAVKTGYNVCAISGSRSKISIHRLNSLGVKDVYVGAHTKSDNFRLYLEEKHVLPASVLFMGDDIPDLEVMKLAGLAVCPADAAEEIKAISQYISPLPGGRGAVRDVIEKVLKVQGKWMSEQAYSW, encoded by the coding sequence GTGGAATCGTTTCTAAATAAATTAAAAGATATTTCAACCTTCATTTTTGATGTGGACGGGGTGCTGACCGATGGTTCTGTTTATGTTACAGACAGTGGTGAACAATTCAGGCAGTTTAACATTAAAGACGGATATGCGATACAGCTTGCGGTAAAAACGGGCTATAATGTCTGCGCCATATCAGGAAGCCGGTCCAAGATATCTATTCACCGTTTAAACAGTCTTGGTGTAAAGGATGTTTATGTAGGTGCGCATACCAAATCAGACAATTTCAGGCTGTACCTGGAAGAGAAGCATGTGTTGCCGGCCAGTGTACTATTTATGGGTGATGATATACCCGACCTGGAAGTAATGAAATTGGCGGGCCTTGCCGTTTGCCCTGCGGATGCCGCCGAAGAAATAAAAGCCATAAGCCAGTATATATCGCCGCTGCCCGGTGGCAGGGGCGCTGTACGCGATGTTATCGAGAAGGTGCTGAAGGTGCAGGGCAAGTGGATGAGCGAACAGGCGTATAGCTGGTGA
- a CDS encoding Maf family nucleotide pyrophosphatase — translation MNTVPKIILASKSPRRQELLRLMDIDFRIVLKDVDESYPENLTPEETAVYIAEKKAKAFDESVEDEVVLTADTIVNVGGQILGKPETVEQAAEMLRTLSGKVHKVVTGVCLLYRHKYNLFHDVSEVFFRKLTDEEINFYVNKYQPLDKAGAYGIQEWIGLIGIERINGSYTNVVGLPTEKLYQQLKRLG, via the coding sequence TTGAATACTGTTCCCAAAATTATTCTCGCATCCAAGTCTCCGCGCCGCCAGGAGCTTTTGCGCCTTATGGATATCGATTTTCGCATTGTACTGAAAGATGTCGATGAATCGTACCCTGAAAACCTGACTCCTGAAGAGACAGCGGTTTATATTGCCGAAAAGAAAGCAAAAGCGTTTGATGAGTCGGTAGAAGATGAGGTTGTTCTTACCGCCGATACCATAGTTAACGTAGGCGGGCAGATATTGGGCAAACCGGAAACCGTTGAACAGGCCGCCGAAATGCTGCGGACGCTCTCAGGAAAAGTCCACAAGGTTGTCACCGGTGTTTGCCTGTTATACAGGCATAAATACAATTTATTTCATGATGTGTCTGAAGTTTTCTTTCGTAAACTGACGGATGAGGAGATCAATTTCTACGTTAATAAGTATCAGCCGCTTGATAAGGCCGGGGCCTACGGTATACAGGAATGGATAGGGCTTATAGGCATTGAACGTATAAACGGTTCGTATACCAATGTTGTTGGCTTGCCTACAGAAAAATTATATCAGCAGCTGAAAAGGCTGGGTTAA
- a CDS encoding DUF4337 domain-containing protein, translated as MEEPEVPTEHLHEHIHEAAHQGHDRWSMRVAISTAFMAAFAAVSSLMAGHQSNEALITQVKASDQWSYYNAKGIKAEVADAVLQLKETNKSDASEAAAAARKEKLKKDQEKIQEEARKLEAESEEHLNKDMLLARAVTFFQIAISISAMSLLSKKKPLWYVSLVLFALGILQFVIGLYPDLFGLLKNL; from the coding sequence ATGGAAGAGCCAGAAGTCCCAACCGAACATTTACACGAACATATTCACGAAGCTGCGCACCAGGGCCATGATAGATGGTCGATGCGGGTGGCTATTTCAACCGCGTTTATGGCCGCTTTTGCAGCTGTAAGCAGCCTGATGGCGGGGCACCAATCCAACGAGGCATTGATCACACAGGTAAAGGCTTCCGATCAATGGTCGTACTACAATGCAAAAGGTATCAAAGCCGAAGTGGCCGACGCGGTATTGCAATTAAAAGAAACCAATAAATCTGATGCCTCCGAAGCAGCGGCAGCAGCAAGGAAAGAAAAGTTAAAGAAGGACCAGGAAAAGATACAGGAAGAGGCCCGGAAGTTGGAAGCAGAGTCGGAAGAGCACCTGAACAAAGACATGCTGCTTGCTCGGGCCGTTACCTTTTTCCAGATAGCGATATCCATTTCGGCAATGTCGCTACTGTCAAAGAAAAAGCCGTTATGGTATGTCAGCCTCGTCCTGTTTGCTCTTGGTATACTGCAATTCGTAATAGGGTTATATCCTGATCTATTTGGCTTGTTAAAGAATTTATAA